A portion of the Luxibacter massiliensis genome contains these proteins:
- a CDS encoding DUF6973 domain-containing protein: MKKVLKLFSLLLALIMVFPVTALASENNYRNSDLIGAEQSEFEHVIAEIQSIKTAHPEYTEEMVLTIMDEQHQGCERGIIDIWNALTDSEKQLCIRYPFDALKVNTAKNIATSQTEKKFGTNGLGDRSDAFRHGIWNAEMTILIGREKAELFATAHEDKDVTGNESDGYPKTAHRDMDLHNNEVGRTIGEMNSESSEDEMAEIIYHVETVVKLSLRKDTPQIEVTMEPGEESSYTPKEKATYQKIKEYVKDKYGVNVHTAYIAQVKRMCGLEMGENHHKSKKENPDIKYCPKEKEGYIREALEYFELLA, encoded by the coding sequence ATGAAAAAAGTATTGAAATTATTTAGTTTACTTTTGGCGCTTATTATGGTTTTTCCAGTGACGGCACTGGCAAGTGAGAATAATTATAGAAACAGTGATCTAATCGGAGCAGAACAAAGTGAATTTGAACATGTGATTGCCGAAATACAGAGCATTAAAACTGCACATCCAGAATATACAGAGGAGATGGTCTTAACGATTATGGATGAGCAGCATCAAGGGTGTGAAAGAGGAATTATAGATATCTGGAATGCACTCACAGATTCAGAAAAGCAATTATGTATCCGATATCCCTTTGATGCGCTGAAGGTAAATACAGCCAAAAACATTGCAACTTCGCAGACGGAGAAAAAATTCGGGACAAATGGTCTTGGGGATAGAAGTGATGCTTTCCGTCATGGAATCTGGAATGCGGAGATGACAATTCTGATTGGAAGAGAAAAGGCAGAACTGTTTGCTACGGCACATGAGGATAAGGATGTTACGGGAAATGAGTCGGACGGATATCCGAAAACGGCACATCGGGATATGGATTTACATAACAACGAAGTGGGAAGAACAATAGGAGAAATGAATAGTGAGAGTTCGGAGGATGAAATGGCAGAAATAATTTATCATGTGGAGACTGTAGTCAAATTATCCCTCAGAAAAGACACGCCCCAAATAGAGGTCACGATGGAGCCGGGGGAGGAAAGCAGCTACACCCCAAAAGAAAAGGCTACTTATCAGAAAATCAAAGAGTACGTCAAGGATAAGTACGGTGTAAATGTGCATACCGCTTATATTGCACAGGTGAAGCGTATGTGCGGTTTGGAGATGGGAGAAAACCATCATAAATCAAAGAAAGAAAATCCTGATATAAAATACTGTCCGAAAGAGAAGGAGGGGTATATCAGAGAAGCACTGGAATATTTTGAACTGTTAGCATAA